The Oncorhynchus nerka isolate Pitt River linkage group LG15, Oner_Uvic_2.0, whole genome shotgun sequence genome contains the following window.
GTGGAGGTTTTGTACATAGTCCGGTGCTTCATCAGTCCTTGCCAGCAAGAGTGTCTCTGTTGTCTCCTTGTCCAATCCAAGGCGGACTTCCAGCTGGGAGTGGGACTCAGCCCTCATGCCAGCCATCACCTTGGCAAGGACTGGAAGACGTCCATGATATTCCTTTGACTCATTTAGGGGGAAGATTATTGGATTTAAATCAGTGATTTTTTAAAACACTTCAGGGTATTAGGGTGTATTTTTTTTACAAGTGACATTCAAATGAACAATCTCTTTCATGATATAATCATTGACTGTGTGTATAAGCCATATAAGCCTTATGTACCATAATGTAATAGGCGTGTAAATACATTGCCTCAACACCCAATACCTTGAGCAGAAGCTCCATATGGCTTATTGATGACAGCGAGCTCTGGGTGTGGGAGAATCAGACCTCTTTGAAGGTGCTTGGCTAGAACGTTGGGGTGAATATTACTCAGCTGCTGAGTGAACTGTCGCAGCTCGATGAACCTCTTTTGGCAGTGGGGACACTTGCCGCAATCACATaccaggctcccgagtggcgcagcggtcttgcatcgtgcaagaggcgtcactacagtaccTAGaccgaatccaggctgtatcacatccggccgtgattgggagtccccatagggcggcgcacaatggtcccagcgtcgtccgggtttggccgtctttggaaataagaatttgctcttaactggcttgcctagttcaATTTTTAAAAATGCATTAAAAAATAGTATTTTatgcctgtcacatctgtgaatgtggaatgtgttttgttggttgattgaaaaacaagaaaacttaataaaactttaaattgaaaaaaaataaaTACTAGTCGACTAGCATATGACACCGAGGATAAGGGAGTCTCTTCTGACCCACCACCAGTTGCCTTTCCTTTCTGTTTTTCCAGGCGAATTTTGCGTGAAGGTCGATGGTTCTCAGATTCGGTCTCTTGTCAGTCAGACCCTGGTGCTGGTGCTCCCCTCGATATGTGGCAAATATTGCTCGTTCTCCCTGAGCGAATTACCGTTTGACATGTGCTTATAACATCATTATTACAAGTCAGCGTTCCCGTCCTGTAGTTGTTTATGACAACTAGCCTACATGTCGGCTTGTGTCTGAAGCTAAAAACACTGGATGGCGCCATAGTGGTGGTTGATTTCTTCACACCGGAAATTCTGTATATTGACTTCCCTTTTTTCAGATTCGCACAAAGACGGGAATGAATCTACAACGTTAAAAATTCTGCAGCTGAATGGATATCCAGTTTGAGCTATGCAATGTGCGAATAGGATACGCAAATACTTTCACAATGCATAGTTATTTTGGAGTTGAGGCTAATCGTTTTGGGAACATTATATTCAGTCAGTGGGCACACGTGTGTCATGAACCACATTATCGTGAACAAAAATAGTGGAATCGGTGGTTTGCTTTAAAATTAAAAGTCCCTCATTGCAACATGTAAACTGATACAAATAGTGGAATCATGACACAGACTAGATCATGCTTAACAAGGGTGGCAATGGcatgttatatatacagtatatatatatattcaacaaaatacaataatttgttcaTTTGAAAAAATAACAAATCAGTTGAAATTGCACAGTGGATGTGTCAGACATCAGAATTGCATTGGGGCATATTTATACATGTATGTACTGAGTTTTCATCAATATTGGCGCCATACCTATGAGTCTtgaacacaactgtgaagagtttacaCAAACATTAGCATTGTAGCGCTTATTGAAGGACTTTAAATGTGTGAAATTAACTCATTATTGATGTTTGTTGAATTTAAATAACATTCCAATTTGGTTTAATATTCTAGTTCAAGTGTGGCATGATTCAATTCTTTTTGAGTATGCAGCAGATGTAAtgggggacttttattttgaagtcaACCCGCCGATTCCACTATTGATGCACAAGCTAATATTGTTCACGACACACCACACATGGCCCGACATTCAATGGGCCAGCCTGCAAATTCCGATTTGTCAATACATCTTGCTGAGATGTCAGTCCACCATTCTGTCCTCGCCTAAAGattgattaaaaataaaataacattgatTGATGTCCAAATTCTGCGGCTGCCGAGATGAAGATTACGGATAGCGTGTTGCGAAGTTTTAGGGTTGCTAGGACATTCCGGGAGAATTCGCAGAAAGTCAACTGTGTGGACTACAGCTCGAACGGCGAGAGTGCAATATCTAGTAGCGACGACGACTCCATTGTTTTATATGACTGTCAGGAGGGAAAGTGAGCACAATTAATCTTGTTTCATCGGCTGCAGTTTGCATACCGTAACCTATACGTGCACAAAACTGGCTAGAAGACACATTTTCTGTGTGGGGCCTGTTGTTTGGGAACTTCCCCGAGCTCAAGTCCCACATGGAGGTCGATTGTTCAAGTGGGCAAAAAAAGGTGTCCGAAAATATAATAATTCATGTTGTATTACAATTATAATCCAAGGCTGGAAAATTATACACCCATCAAGGCATGGTTAATAATACTGTACAGTTTAAATACAAATAGTTGGCATAGAATGGAGATTATTTTATTAGAAGAAAACGGAAACACATTGCATTACATAACCACAACATATATAACTTTGACATAAGTTACTGTGAATGAGAGAGAATCAAACGAAGCTTTAATGTAACGTATTGTCAAATTGTCTTGTGTCATCATGTCCCCTTCTGCCCACACCCCACTTCAGACCAATACGGACCCTGTACAGTAAGAAGTACGGAGTAGACCTTATCCGGTATACACATGGGGATGCCAACACAGTGGTCTACAGCTCCAACAAACTAGATGGTAGGAATTTCTGGAAGTTGGAACAGCTCTAATGCTGCGTTTACACATGCAGCCCAATTATGATATTTTTTCCaccaattggtcttttgaccaatcgcaTATTTTTACAGCAAATCATTTTCAGGGCTGATCGGATTGGACAGAATACCAACGAGTGAAAAAAATATTAGAATTggcctgcctgtgtaaacacagcctaatAAACAAAGTGGTCAAGCCAACATGGTATGTTAGTGTGTGCAGTGTTTTCCCTGTATTTTATAAAGTGGGGCGCAAAGATGCTAAAAACATGATGGGCTGCTTCCATTAAATTAAATCAAACACGTGTCTGTGTCAGTTTTACAAAAGTATGACCTCACTCATGTCTTCTCTGTGACTCATCCAGATACCATCCGATACCTGTCTCTCACTGACAACAAGTACATCCGCTACTTCCCTGGGCACACTGATAGGTGAGACAACACTTTTGAGGGATTCATATACAGTTAATGGTTGTTTGGGCACTAACATTGATTACACACTGTGTGGATGTTGCCAGGGTTGTTGCTCTCTCCATGTCACCGGTGGATGACACATTTATCTCTGGTTCCTTGGATATGACCATACGACTCTGGGACCTGCGCTCTCCAAACTGTCAGGTGAATAAGAGCAGCCTTTAGAAGCCACAATTCTTTCACTGTGCTCTTTAGATGAGCTTGGGAAAAGACATATCAATGTATTTTATATCATGTAACAGGCCTTGAAATGTGTGTTTCTTTTTCTTAGGGTCTTACTAATCCTTTGGGGAAGCCTGTTTGCTCCTATGACCCCGAGGGCCTGATATTCGCTGCTGGGGTCGATTCTGAGGCGATTAAACTGTACGACCTCCGCTCCTTTGACAAGGTAACATTGAAAATGTGTGTGAAATGTATTAGTGTTTGTAATGTACTATTTGTTTattatgtatgtacagtgccagtgaaatgtttggacacctactcattcatgttctacagtgtagaataatagtgaagacatcaaaactatgaaataacacatatggaatcatgtagtaactgaaaaactattaaacaaatcaaaatatattttagattttagattcttcaaagtagccaccctttgccttgatgacagctttgtacactcttggcattctctcaatcagcttcacctggaatgcttttccaacagtcttgaagaagtacccacatatgcagagcacttgttggctgcttttccttcactctgcagtccaactcatcccaaacaatctcaattgggttgaggttgggtgattgtggaggccaggtcatctgatgcagcactccatcactctccttcttggtcaaatagccctcacacaggctgaaggtgtgttttgggtcattgtccagttgcaAAAcatatgatagtcccactaagcacaaaccagatggtatggcttatcgctgcagaatactgtggtagccatgctggttaagtgtaccttgaattctaaataaatcactgacagtgtcaccagcaaagcaccatcacacctcctcctccatgcttcatggtgggaaccacacatgcggagatcatccgtacacctactctgcgtctcacaaagacacggtggttggaaccaaaaatgtgaaattaggactcatcagaccaaaggacagatttccaccggtctaatgtccattgctcgtgtttcttggcctaaaagcaagtctcttcttattggtgtcctttagtagtggtttctttgcagcatttcaaccatgaatgcctgattcacgcagtcttctctgaacagttgatattgagatgtgtctgttacttgaactctgtgaagcatttatttgggctgcaatttctgaggctggtaactcgaatgaacttatcctctgcagcagtggtaactctgggtcttcctttcctgtggcagtcctcatgagaggcagtttcatcatagtgcttgatggtttttgcgactgcacttgaagaaactttcaaagttcttgaaattttcagaattcactgaccttcatgtcttaaagtaatgatggactgtcgtttcttttgcttatttgagctgttcttgccataatacggaccttgtctttaaccaaatagggatatcttctgtattccacctctaccttgtcacaaaacaactgattggctcaaacacattaagaaggaaagaaattctacaaacacattaagaaggaaagaaattctacaaattaacttttaacaaggcacacctgttgagagaatgccgagagtgtgcaaagatgaGATGGATGCCGGAgtggatggctgccgttttatgggctcttaaccaaccgtgcaattatttttatttttttcgcattgtttgtaacttattttgtacataatgttgctgctactgtctcttatgaccgaaaagaccttctggacatcagaacagcgattactcaccttgaactggacaaataatctttctttaatgagtcggatgAGAGGGATTTACTCTAGACACCAGACAAGGTCCTCATCCGcatcattcgcaggagaaagagacggcGATATTGCAGAaggagatcggggtgccttgtgaggatccagcgacgagtggctaatctgccttttcCATCGGTGCTATTGGCCAATGTACAATCTTTGGATAATAAAGTGGACGAACtacaagcacgtatatcctaccaacaggacattaaaaactgtaatatcttatgtttcacagagtcgtggctgaacaacgacatgaataacatacagctggcgggttatacactatcggcaggatagaacagcagcctctggtaagacaaggggtggcgttCTATGTGTAttcgtaaacaacagctggtgcacgatatctaaggaagtctcaaggttttgctcgcctgggCTAGTGTagatcatgataagctgt
Protein-coding sequences here:
- the LOC115142893 gene encoding WD repeat-containing protein 82-like isoform X3, with amino-acid sequence MKITDSVLRSFRVARTFRENSQKVNCVDYSSNGESAISSSDDDSIVLYDCQEGKPIRTLYSKKYGVDLIRYTHGDANTVVYSSNKLDDTIRYLSLTDNKYIRYFPGHTDRVVALSMSPVDDTFISGSLDMTIRLWDLRSPNCQGLTNPLGKPVCSYDPEGLIFAAGVDSEAIKLYDLRSFDKGPFASFETLFSRVCEWTGLKFSRDGKQILISTNGGAIRILDAFNGAVLHTFSGYNNSKGISLEACFTPDSDFVMIGSEDGRVHVWSTESGMKIAVLDGKHSGPINTLQFNPKYMTFASACSNMAFWLPCVGD
- the LOC115142893 gene encoding WD repeat-containing protein 82-like isoform X2 gives rise to the protein MKITDSVLRSFRVARTFRENSQKVNCVDYSSNGESAISSSDDDSIVLYDCQEGKPIRTLYSKKYGVDLIRYTHGDANTVVYSSNKLDDTIRYLSLTDNKYIRYFPGHTDRVVALSMSPVDDTFISGSLDMTIRLWDLRSPNCQGLTNPLGKPVCSYDPEGLIFAAGVDSEAIKLYDLRSFDKGPFASFETLFSRVCEWTGLKFSRDGKQILISTNGGAIRILDAFNGAVLHTFSVREPLPHCTDRPGSAYSSHTHLRGYNNSKGISLEACFTPDSDFVMIGSEDGRVHVWSTESGMKIAVLDGKHSGPINTLQFNPKYMTFASACSNMAFWLPCVGD
- the LOC115142893 gene encoding WD repeat-containing protein 82-like isoform X1, with the protein product MKITDSVLRSFRVARTFRENSQKVNCVDYSSNGESAISSSDDDSIVLYDCQEGKPIRTLYSKKYGVDLIRYTHGDANTVVYSSNKLDDTIRYLSLTDNKYIRYFPGHTDRVVALSMSPVDDTFISGSLDMTIRLWDLRSPNCQGLTNPLGKPVCSYDPEGLIFAAGVDSEAIKLYDLRSFDKGPFASFETLFSRVCEWTGLKFSRDGKQILISTNGGAIRILDAFNGAVLHTFSVREPLPHCTDRPGSAYSSHTHLRVCTSQEGYNNSKGISLEACFTPDSDFVMIGSEDGRVHVWSTESGMKIAVLDGKHSGPINTLQFNPKYMTFASACSNMAFWLPCVGD